The Sesamum indicum cultivar Zhongzhi No. 13 linkage group LG1, S_indicum_v1.0, whole genome shotgun sequence genome includes a window with the following:
- the LOC105155646 gene encoding uncharacterized protein LOC105155646 isoform X1 → MAAPNAATAAAVESTSVSSDELAAKAVHKRYEGLVMVRTKAIKGKGAWYWAHLEPILVNNPDTGLPKAVKLRCSLCDAVFSASNPSRTASEHLKRGTCPNFASAPKPISSVPSSYSVSVASVPHTASVSPSSQPPHNQRKRGASSRGAGSSVGGGSGNSGGTGTTFSAHQIVPPLAIVDPSRFTVDLAYPPAVSIASTSVVIASSSASPAAGGGLYGHQQQQQLVLSGGKEDLGPLAMLEDSVKRLKSPKASPGPTLSKAQVDSALDFLADWVYECCGSVSFSSLEHPKFKAFLNQVGLPAISRREFAGSRLDAKYEEAKAECEAKIRDAMFFQIASDGWKSKDYGHVGEENFVHLAVNLPNGTSVFRRAVFTSGYVPSKYAEEILWDTITEICGSTVQQCVGIVSDKFKGKALRNLENQHHWMVNLCCQYQGFSSLIKDFGKQLPLFKSVTENCLKLATFVNNKSQIRHSFHKYQLQEYGHADLLRVPLRDYETSDFGPVYTMVEDILGSARALHLVLLDESYKLVSMEEPMAREIEEMMRNPHFWNELEAVHSLFKLIKSMAQEIEMEKPRIGQCLPLWEELRVKVKDWCSKFHIVEGPVEKVIEKRFKKNYHPAWAAAFILDPLYLIRDTSGKYLPPFKCLTPEQEKDVDKLITRLVSRDEAHIALMELMKWRTEGLDPVYAQAVQLKQRDPNTGKMKIANPQSSRLVWETYLTEFKSLGRVAVRLIFLHATSCGFKCNLSLLRWISAHSHSRVGMDRAQKLIFISAHSKMEKREFSSDEEKDTELFALANGEDDVLNEVFVDTSSVSI, encoded by the exons atgGCTGCACCAAATGCCGCCACCGCCGCTGCGGTGGAGTCCACCTCCGTCTCGTCCGACGAGTTGGCGGCCAAGGCGGTGCACAAGAGGTACGAAGGCTTGGTAATGGTACGGACGAAGGCGATTAAGGGCAAAGGGGCCTGGTACTGGGCGCACCTCGAGCCGATTCTCGTGAACAATCCCGACACCGGCTTGCCCAAGGCTGTAAAGCTTAGGTGCTCTTTGTGCGACGCCGTTTTCTCCGCCTCGAATCCGTCGAGGACCGCCTCCGAGCATCTCAAGCGAGGCACATGCCCGAATTTCGCGTCCGCGCCCAAGCCCATTTCTTCGGTGCCTTCGTCTTATTCAGTTTCGGTTGCTTCAGTGCCACATACTGCTAGTGTTTCTCCTTCTTCGCAGCCGCCCCACAACCAACGTAAGCGTGGTGCATCTAGTCGCGGCGCTGGTAGTAGCGTTGGTGGTGGGAGTGGGAATTCCGGTGGCACTGGAACGACATTTTCAGCGCACCAAATTGTTCCACCATTGGCTATTGTCGACCCTTCGAGATTCACGGTGGATTTAGCTTACCCACCTGCCGTTTCAATCGCTAGTACAAGTGTGGTTATTGCTTCTAGTAGTGCGAGTCCGGCCGCCGGCGGCGGTTTGTACGGTCACCAGCAGCAACAGCAGTTGGTTTTGTCTGGTGGGAAAGAGGATTTGGGACCTTTAGCAATGCTGGAAGATAGTGTAAAGCGACTGAAAAGCCCCAAAGCATCGCCTGGACCAACATTAAGCAAAGCTCAGGTTGATTCTGCACTTGATTTTCTTGCTGATTGGGTTTATGAGTGTTGTGGGTcggtttcattttcaagtctTGAGCACCCAAAGTTCAAGGCATTTCTCAATCAGGTCGGATTACCTGCAATTTCGAGAAGAGAGTTTGCCGGGTCTAGATTAGATGCTAAATACGAGGAGGCCAAAGCCGAGTGCGAGGCCAAAATTCGTGACGCCATGTTCTTTCAGATTGCATCCGATGGTTGGAAGTCAAAGGATTATGGCCATGTAGGGGAAGAGAATTTTGTGCATTTGGCTGTGAATCTTCCCAATGGGACTAGTGTGTTCAGGAGGGCTGTTTTTACTAGTGGTTATGTCCCGTCGAAATACGCCGAGGAGATTTTGTGGGATACCATTACTGAGATTTGTGGGAGCACGGTGCAGCAATGTGTAGGTATAGTTTCAGACAAGTTTAAGGGCAAGGCATTGAGGAATTTAGAGAACCAACATCATTGGATGGTTAATCTCTGTTGCCAGTATCAAGGTTTCAGCAGTCTAATTAAGGACTTCGGAAAGCAGCTTCCGTTGTTCAAGAGCGTGACTGAAAATTGCTTAAAACTGGCAACTTTTGTCAATAACAAGTCTCAAATTCGACATAGTTTTCATAAGTATCAACTGCAGGAATACGGGCACGCTGATTTGTTGAGAGTTCCCTTACGAGATTATGAAACTTCAGATTTTGGGCCTGTGTACACAATGGTAGAGGACATACTTGGCTCAGCCCGGGCTCTGCATTTGGTACTGTTAGATGAATCATATAAGTTGGTATCAATGGAGGAGCCAATGGCTagagaaattgaagaaatgaTGAGGAACCCGCATTTTTGGAATGAATTAGAAGCCGTGCATTCTCTGTTTAAATTGATCAAGTCAATGGCTCAAGAGATTGAGATGGAGAAGCCCCGGATCGGACAATGCCTCCCTCTTTGGGAAGAGCTCAGAGTAAAAGTTAAAGACTGGTGCTCTAAGTTTCACATTGTCGAAGGACCTGTAGAGAAGGTGATCGAGAAAAGGTTCAAGAAGAATTATCACCCGGCTTGGGCTGCTGCCTTCATACTCGATCCACTTTATCTAATTAGGGACACTAGTGGGAAATACTTACCACCCTTCAAATGCTTGACACCTGAACAAGAGAAAGATGTGGACAAGCTCATAACTCGGCTCGTATCGAGGGACGAGGCTCACATTGCACTTATGGAGCTTATGAAGTGGAGAACAGAAGGGTTGGATCCGGTTTATGCTCAAGCTGTACAATTGAAGCAAAGGGATCCTAATACAGGGAAAATGAAGATTGCCAACCCGCAAAGCAGCAGGCTTGTGTGGGAGACTTATCTAACTGAGTTTAAGTCATTAGGAAGGGTGGCAGTTAGGCTGATTTTCCTTCATGCAACGTCTTGTGGCTTCAAATGCAACTTGTCTTTACTTAGATGGATTAGTGCTCATTCGCATTCGAGAGTGGGAATGGACAGGGCTCAGAAATTGATATTCATTTCTGCTCACTCAAAGATGGAAAAGCGGGAGTTTTCCAGTGATGAAGAGAAGGACACCGAGCTTTTTGCCTTGGCAAATGGTGAGGACGATGTGCTCAATGAGGTTTTTGTTGATACATCCTCTGT AAGCATTTGA
- the LOC105155646 gene encoding uncharacterized protein LOC105155646 isoform X4, protein MAAPNAATAAAVESTSVSSDELAAKAVHKRYEGLVMVRTKAIKGKGAWYWAHLEPILVNNPDTGLPKAVKLRCSLCDAVFSASNPSRTASEHLKRGTCPNFASAPKPISSVPSSYSVSVASVPHTASVSPSSQPPHNQRKRGASSRGAGSSVGGGSGNSGGTGTTFSAHQIVPPLAIVDPSRFTVDLAYPPAVSIASTSVVIASSSASPAAGGGLYGHQQQQQLVLSGGKEDLGPLAMLEDSVKRLKSPKASPGPTLSKAQVDSALDFLADWVYECCGSVSFSSLEHPKFKAFLNQVGLPAISRREFAGSRLDAKYEEAKAECEAKIRDAMFFQIASDGWKSKDYGHVGEENFVHLAVNLPNGTSVFRRAVFTSGYVPSKYAEEILWDTITEICGSTVQQCVGIVSDKFKGKALRNLENQHHWMVNLCCQYQGFSSLIKDFGKQLPLFKSVTENCLKLATFVNNKSQIRHSFHKYQLQEYGHADLLRVPLRDYETSDFGPVYTMVEDILGSARALHLVLLDESYKLVSMEEPMAREIEEMMRNPHFWNELEAVHSLFKLIKSMAQEIEMEKPRIGQCLPLWEELRVKVKDWCSKFHIVEGPVEKVIEKRFKKNYHPAWAAAFILDPLYLIRDTSGKYLPPFKCLTPEQEKDVDKLITRLVSRDEAHIALMELMKWRTEGLDPVYAQAVQLKQRDPNTGKMKIANPQSSRLVWETYLTEFKSLGRVAVRLIFLHATSCGFKCNLSLLRWISAHSHSRVGMDRAQKLIFISAHSKMEKREFSSDEEKDTELFALANEAFESNIVRLARPP, encoded by the exons atgGCTGCACCAAATGCCGCCACCGCCGCTGCGGTGGAGTCCACCTCCGTCTCGTCCGACGAGTTGGCGGCCAAGGCGGTGCACAAGAGGTACGAAGGCTTGGTAATGGTACGGACGAAGGCGATTAAGGGCAAAGGGGCCTGGTACTGGGCGCACCTCGAGCCGATTCTCGTGAACAATCCCGACACCGGCTTGCCCAAGGCTGTAAAGCTTAGGTGCTCTTTGTGCGACGCCGTTTTCTCCGCCTCGAATCCGTCGAGGACCGCCTCCGAGCATCTCAAGCGAGGCACATGCCCGAATTTCGCGTCCGCGCCCAAGCCCATTTCTTCGGTGCCTTCGTCTTATTCAGTTTCGGTTGCTTCAGTGCCACATACTGCTAGTGTTTCTCCTTCTTCGCAGCCGCCCCACAACCAACGTAAGCGTGGTGCATCTAGTCGCGGCGCTGGTAGTAGCGTTGGTGGTGGGAGTGGGAATTCCGGTGGCACTGGAACGACATTTTCAGCGCACCAAATTGTTCCACCATTGGCTATTGTCGACCCTTCGAGATTCACGGTGGATTTAGCTTACCCACCTGCCGTTTCAATCGCTAGTACAAGTGTGGTTATTGCTTCTAGTAGTGCGAGTCCGGCCGCCGGCGGCGGTTTGTACGGTCACCAGCAGCAACAGCAGTTGGTTTTGTCTGGTGGGAAAGAGGATTTGGGACCTTTAGCAATGCTGGAAGATAGTGTAAAGCGACTGAAAAGCCCCAAAGCATCGCCTGGACCAACATTAAGCAAAGCTCAGGTTGATTCTGCACTTGATTTTCTTGCTGATTGGGTTTATGAGTGTTGTGGGTcggtttcattttcaagtctTGAGCACCCAAAGTTCAAGGCATTTCTCAATCAGGTCGGATTACCTGCAATTTCGAGAAGAGAGTTTGCCGGGTCTAGATTAGATGCTAAATACGAGGAGGCCAAAGCCGAGTGCGAGGCCAAAATTCGTGACGCCATGTTCTTTCAGATTGCATCCGATGGTTGGAAGTCAAAGGATTATGGCCATGTAGGGGAAGAGAATTTTGTGCATTTGGCTGTGAATCTTCCCAATGGGACTAGTGTGTTCAGGAGGGCTGTTTTTACTAGTGGTTATGTCCCGTCGAAATACGCCGAGGAGATTTTGTGGGATACCATTACTGAGATTTGTGGGAGCACGGTGCAGCAATGTGTAGGTATAGTTTCAGACAAGTTTAAGGGCAAGGCATTGAGGAATTTAGAGAACCAACATCATTGGATGGTTAATCTCTGTTGCCAGTATCAAGGTTTCAGCAGTCTAATTAAGGACTTCGGAAAGCAGCTTCCGTTGTTCAAGAGCGTGACTGAAAATTGCTTAAAACTGGCAACTTTTGTCAATAACAAGTCTCAAATTCGACATAGTTTTCATAAGTATCAACTGCAGGAATACGGGCACGCTGATTTGTTGAGAGTTCCCTTACGAGATTATGAAACTTCAGATTTTGGGCCTGTGTACACAATGGTAGAGGACATACTTGGCTCAGCCCGGGCTCTGCATTTGGTACTGTTAGATGAATCATATAAGTTGGTATCAATGGAGGAGCCAATGGCTagagaaattgaagaaatgaTGAGGAACCCGCATTTTTGGAATGAATTAGAAGCCGTGCATTCTCTGTTTAAATTGATCAAGTCAATGGCTCAAGAGATTGAGATGGAGAAGCCCCGGATCGGACAATGCCTCCCTCTTTGGGAAGAGCTCAGAGTAAAAGTTAAAGACTGGTGCTCTAAGTTTCACATTGTCGAAGGACCTGTAGAGAAGGTGATCGAGAAAAGGTTCAAGAAGAATTATCACCCGGCTTGGGCTGCTGCCTTCATACTCGATCCACTTTATCTAATTAGGGACACTAGTGGGAAATACTTACCACCCTTCAAATGCTTGACACCTGAACAAGAGAAAGATGTGGACAAGCTCATAACTCGGCTCGTATCGAGGGACGAGGCTCACATTGCACTTATGGAGCTTATGAAGTGGAGAACAGAAGGGTTGGATCCGGTTTATGCTCAAGCTGTACAATTGAAGCAAAGGGATCCTAATACAGGGAAAATGAAGATTGCCAACCCGCAAAGCAGCAGGCTTGTGTGGGAGACTTATCTAACTGAGTTTAAGTCATTAGGAAGGGTGGCAGTTAGGCTGATTTTCCTTCATGCAACGTCTTGTGGCTTCAAATGCAACTTGTCTTTACTTAGATGGATTAGTGCTCATTCGCATTCGAGAGTGGGAATGGACAGGGCTCAGAAATTGATATTCATTTCTGCTCACTCAAAGATGGAAAAGCGGGAGTTTTCCAGTGATGAAGAGAAGGACACCGAGCTTTTTGCCTTGGCAAATG AAGCATTTGAGTCGAATATTGTTAGACTGGCGAGACCTCCATGA
- the LOC105155646 gene encoding uncharacterized protein LOC105155646 isoform X2, with protein sequence MAAPNAATAAAVESTSVSSDELAAKAVHKRYEGLVMVRTKAIKGKGAWYWAHLEPILVNNPDTGLPKAVKLRCSLCDAVFSASNPSRTASEHLKRGTCPNFASAPKPISSVPSSYSVSVASVPHTASVSPSSQPPHNQRKRGASSRGAGSSVGGGSGNSGGTGTTFSAHQIVPPLAIVDPSRFTVDLAYPPAVSIASTSVVIASSSASPAAGGGLYGHQQQQQLVLSGGKEDLGPLAMLEDSVKRLKSPKASPGPTLSKAQVDSALDFLADWVYECCGSVSFSSLEHPKFKAFLNQVGLPAISRREFAGSRLDAKYEEAKAECEAKIRDAMFFQIASDGWKSKDYGHVGEENFVHLAVNLPNGTSVFRRAVFTSGYVPSKYAEEILWDTITEICGSTVQQCVGIVSDKFKGKALRNLENQHHWMVNLCCQYQGFSSLIKDFGKQLPLFKSVTENCLKLATFVNNKSQIRHSFHKYQLQEYGHADLLRVPLRDYETSDFGPVYTMVEDILGSARALHLVLLDESYKLVSMEEPMAREIEEMMRNPHFWNELEAVHSLFKLIKSMAQEIEMEKPRIGQCLPLWEELRVKVKDWCSKFHIVEGPVEKVIEKRFKKNYHPAWAAAFILDPLYLIRDTSGKYLPPFKCLTPEQEKDVDKLITRLVSRDEAHIALMELMKWRTEGLDPVYAQAVQLKQRDPNTGKMKIANPQSSRLVWETYLTEFKSLGRVAVRLIFLHATSCGFKCNLSLLRWISAHSHSRVGMDRAQKLIFISAHSKMEKREFSSDEEKDTELFALANGEDDVLNEVFVDTSSVI encoded by the exons atgGCTGCACCAAATGCCGCCACCGCCGCTGCGGTGGAGTCCACCTCCGTCTCGTCCGACGAGTTGGCGGCCAAGGCGGTGCACAAGAGGTACGAAGGCTTGGTAATGGTACGGACGAAGGCGATTAAGGGCAAAGGGGCCTGGTACTGGGCGCACCTCGAGCCGATTCTCGTGAACAATCCCGACACCGGCTTGCCCAAGGCTGTAAAGCTTAGGTGCTCTTTGTGCGACGCCGTTTTCTCCGCCTCGAATCCGTCGAGGACCGCCTCCGAGCATCTCAAGCGAGGCACATGCCCGAATTTCGCGTCCGCGCCCAAGCCCATTTCTTCGGTGCCTTCGTCTTATTCAGTTTCGGTTGCTTCAGTGCCACATACTGCTAGTGTTTCTCCTTCTTCGCAGCCGCCCCACAACCAACGTAAGCGTGGTGCATCTAGTCGCGGCGCTGGTAGTAGCGTTGGTGGTGGGAGTGGGAATTCCGGTGGCACTGGAACGACATTTTCAGCGCACCAAATTGTTCCACCATTGGCTATTGTCGACCCTTCGAGATTCACGGTGGATTTAGCTTACCCACCTGCCGTTTCAATCGCTAGTACAAGTGTGGTTATTGCTTCTAGTAGTGCGAGTCCGGCCGCCGGCGGCGGTTTGTACGGTCACCAGCAGCAACAGCAGTTGGTTTTGTCTGGTGGGAAAGAGGATTTGGGACCTTTAGCAATGCTGGAAGATAGTGTAAAGCGACTGAAAAGCCCCAAAGCATCGCCTGGACCAACATTAAGCAAAGCTCAGGTTGATTCTGCACTTGATTTTCTTGCTGATTGGGTTTATGAGTGTTGTGGGTcggtttcattttcaagtctTGAGCACCCAAAGTTCAAGGCATTTCTCAATCAGGTCGGATTACCTGCAATTTCGAGAAGAGAGTTTGCCGGGTCTAGATTAGATGCTAAATACGAGGAGGCCAAAGCCGAGTGCGAGGCCAAAATTCGTGACGCCATGTTCTTTCAGATTGCATCCGATGGTTGGAAGTCAAAGGATTATGGCCATGTAGGGGAAGAGAATTTTGTGCATTTGGCTGTGAATCTTCCCAATGGGACTAGTGTGTTCAGGAGGGCTGTTTTTACTAGTGGTTATGTCCCGTCGAAATACGCCGAGGAGATTTTGTGGGATACCATTACTGAGATTTGTGGGAGCACGGTGCAGCAATGTGTAGGTATAGTTTCAGACAAGTTTAAGGGCAAGGCATTGAGGAATTTAGAGAACCAACATCATTGGATGGTTAATCTCTGTTGCCAGTATCAAGGTTTCAGCAGTCTAATTAAGGACTTCGGAAAGCAGCTTCCGTTGTTCAAGAGCGTGACTGAAAATTGCTTAAAACTGGCAACTTTTGTCAATAACAAGTCTCAAATTCGACATAGTTTTCATAAGTATCAACTGCAGGAATACGGGCACGCTGATTTGTTGAGAGTTCCCTTACGAGATTATGAAACTTCAGATTTTGGGCCTGTGTACACAATGGTAGAGGACATACTTGGCTCAGCCCGGGCTCTGCATTTGGTACTGTTAGATGAATCATATAAGTTGGTATCAATGGAGGAGCCAATGGCTagagaaattgaagaaatgaTGAGGAACCCGCATTTTTGGAATGAATTAGAAGCCGTGCATTCTCTGTTTAAATTGATCAAGTCAATGGCTCAAGAGATTGAGATGGAGAAGCCCCGGATCGGACAATGCCTCCCTCTTTGGGAAGAGCTCAGAGTAAAAGTTAAAGACTGGTGCTCTAAGTTTCACATTGTCGAAGGACCTGTAGAGAAGGTGATCGAGAAAAGGTTCAAGAAGAATTATCACCCGGCTTGGGCTGCTGCCTTCATACTCGATCCACTTTATCTAATTAGGGACACTAGTGGGAAATACTTACCACCCTTCAAATGCTTGACACCTGAACAAGAGAAAGATGTGGACAAGCTCATAACTCGGCTCGTATCGAGGGACGAGGCTCACATTGCACTTATGGAGCTTATGAAGTGGAGAACAGAAGGGTTGGATCCGGTTTATGCTCAAGCTGTACAATTGAAGCAAAGGGATCCTAATACAGGGAAAATGAAGATTGCCAACCCGCAAAGCAGCAGGCTTGTGTGGGAGACTTATCTAACTGAGTTTAAGTCATTAGGAAGGGTGGCAGTTAGGCTGATTTTCCTTCATGCAACGTCTTGTGGCTTCAAATGCAACTTGTCTTTACTTAGATGGATTAGTGCTCATTCGCATTCGAGAGTGGGAATGGACAGGGCTCAGAAATTGATATTCATTTCTGCTCACTCAAAGATGGAAAAGCGGGAGTTTTCCAGTGATGAAGAGAAGGACACCGAGCTTTTTGCCTTGGCAAATGGTGAGGACGATGTGCTCAATGAGGTTTTTGTTGATACATCCTCTGT CATTTGA
- the LOC105155646 gene encoding uncharacterized protein LOC105155646 isoform X5 has protein sequence MAAPNAATAAAVESTSVSSDELAAKAVHKRYEGLVMVRTKAIKGKGAWYWAHLEPILVNNPDTGLPKAVKLRCSLCDAVFSASNPSRTASEHLKRGTCPNFASAPKPISSVPSSYSVSVASVPHTASVSPSSQPPHNQRKRGASSRGAGSSVGGGSGNSGGTGTTFSAHQIVPPLAIVDPSRFTVDLAYPPAVSIASTSVVIASSSASPAAGGGLYGHQQQQQLVLSGGKEDLGPLAMLEDSVKRLKSPKASPGPTLSKAQVDSALDFLADWVYECCGSVSFSSLEHPKFKAFLNQVGLPAISRREFAGSRLDAKYEEAKAECEAKIRDAMFFQIASDGWKSKDYGHVGEENFVHLAVNLPNGTSVFRRAVFTSGYVPSKYAEEILWDTITEICGSTVQQCVGIVSDKFKGKALRNLENQHHWMVNLCCQYQGFSSLIKDFGKQLPLFKSVTENCLKLATFVNNKSQIRHSFHKYQLQEYGHADLLRVPLRDYETSDFGPVYTMVEDILGSARALHLVLLDESYKLVSMEEPMAREIEEMMRNPHFWNELEAVHSLFKLIKSMAQEIEMEKPRIGQCLPLWEELRVKVKDWCSKFHIVEGPVEKVIEKRFKKNYHPAWAAAFILDPLYLIRDTSGKYLPPFKCLTPEQEKDVDKLITRLVSRDEAHIALMELMKWRTEGLDPVYAQAVQLKQRDPNTGKMKIANPQSSRLVWETYLTEFKSLGRVAVRLIFLHATSCGFKCNLSLLRWISAHSHSRVGMDRAQKLIFISAHSKMEKREFSSDEEKDTELFALANAFESNIVRLARPP, from the exons atgGCTGCACCAAATGCCGCCACCGCCGCTGCGGTGGAGTCCACCTCCGTCTCGTCCGACGAGTTGGCGGCCAAGGCGGTGCACAAGAGGTACGAAGGCTTGGTAATGGTACGGACGAAGGCGATTAAGGGCAAAGGGGCCTGGTACTGGGCGCACCTCGAGCCGATTCTCGTGAACAATCCCGACACCGGCTTGCCCAAGGCTGTAAAGCTTAGGTGCTCTTTGTGCGACGCCGTTTTCTCCGCCTCGAATCCGTCGAGGACCGCCTCCGAGCATCTCAAGCGAGGCACATGCCCGAATTTCGCGTCCGCGCCCAAGCCCATTTCTTCGGTGCCTTCGTCTTATTCAGTTTCGGTTGCTTCAGTGCCACATACTGCTAGTGTTTCTCCTTCTTCGCAGCCGCCCCACAACCAACGTAAGCGTGGTGCATCTAGTCGCGGCGCTGGTAGTAGCGTTGGTGGTGGGAGTGGGAATTCCGGTGGCACTGGAACGACATTTTCAGCGCACCAAATTGTTCCACCATTGGCTATTGTCGACCCTTCGAGATTCACGGTGGATTTAGCTTACCCACCTGCCGTTTCAATCGCTAGTACAAGTGTGGTTATTGCTTCTAGTAGTGCGAGTCCGGCCGCCGGCGGCGGTTTGTACGGTCACCAGCAGCAACAGCAGTTGGTTTTGTCTGGTGGGAAAGAGGATTTGGGACCTTTAGCAATGCTGGAAGATAGTGTAAAGCGACTGAAAAGCCCCAAAGCATCGCCTGGACCAACATTAAGCAAAGCTCAGGTTGATTCTGCACTTGATTTTCTTGCTGATTGGGTTTATGAGTGTTGTGGGTcggtttcattttcaagtctTGAGCACCCAAAGTTCAAGGCATTTCTCAATCAGGTCGGATTACCTGCAATTTCGAGAAGAGAGTTTGCCGGGTCTAGATTAGATGCTAAATACGAGGAGGCCAAAGCCGAGTGCGAGGCCAAAATTCGTGACGCCATGTTCTTTCAGATTGCATCCGATGGTTGGAAGTCAAAGGATTATGGCCATGTAGGGGAAGAGAATTTTGTGCATTTGGCTGTGAATCTTCCCAATGGGACTAGTGTGTTCAGGAGGGCTGTTTTTACTAGTGGTTATGTCCCGTCGAAATACGCCGAGGAGATTTTGTGGGATACCATTACTGAGATTTGTGGGAGCACGGTGCAGCAATGTGTAGGTATAGTTTCAGACAAGTTTAAGGGCAAGGCATTGAGGAATTTAGAGAACCAACATCATTGGATGGTTAATCTCTGTTGCCAGTATCAAGGTTTCAGCAGTCTAATTAAGGACTTCGGAAAGCAGCTTCCGTTGTTCAAGAGCGTGACTGAAAATTGCTTAAAACTGGCAACTTTTGTCAATAACAAGTCTCAAATTCGACATAGTTTTCATAAGTATCAACTGCAGGAATACGGGCACGCTGATTTGTTGAGAGTTCCCTTACGAGATTATGAAACTTCAGATTTTGGGCCTGTGTACACAATGGTAGAGGACATACTTGGCTCAGCCCGGGCTCTGCATTTGGTACTGTTAGATGAATCATATAAGTTGGTATCAATGGAGGAGCCAATGGCTagagaaattgaagaaatgaTGAGGAACCCGCATTTTTGGAATGAATTAGAAGCCGTGCATTCTCTGTTTAAATTGATCAAGTCAATGGCTCAAGAGATTGAGATGGAGAAGCCCCGGATCGGACAATGCCTCCCTCTTTGGGAAGAGCTCAGAGTAAAAGTTAAAGACTGGTGCTCTAAGTTTCACATTGTCGAAGGACCTGTAGAGAAGGTGATCGAGAAAAGGTTCAAGAAGAATTATCACCCGGCTTGGGCTGCTGCCTTCATACTCGATCCACTTTATCTAATTAGGGACACTAGTGGGAAATACTTACCACCCTTCAAATGCTTGACACCTGAACAAGAGAAAGATGTGGACAAGCTCATAACTCGGCTCGTATCGAGGGACGAGGCTCACATTGCACTTATGGAGCTTATGAAGTGGAGAACAGAAGGGTTGGATCCGGTTTATGCTCAAGCTGTACAATTGAAGCAAAGGGATCCTAATACAGGGAAAATGAAGATTGCCAACCCGCAAAGCAGCAGGCTTGTGTGGGAGACTTATCTAACTGAGTTTAAGTCATTAGGAAGGGTGGCAGTTAGGCTGATTTTCCTTCATGCAACGTCTTGTGGCTTCAAATGCAACTTGTCTTTACTTAGATGGATTAGTGCTCATTCGCATTCGAGAGTGGGAATGGACAGGGCTCAGAAATTGATATTCATTTCTGCTCACTCAAAGATGGAAAAGCGGGAGTTTTCCAGTGATGAAGAGAAGGACACCGAGCTTTTTGCCTTGGCAAATG CATTTGAGTCGAATATTGTTAGACTGGCGAGACCTCCATGA